The proteins below come from a single Papaver somniferum cultivar HN1 chromosome 11, ASM357369v1, whole genome shotgun sequence genomic window:
- the LOC113323879 gene encoding FH protein interacting protein FIP2-like isoform X2 — translation MSSPHPSLVRLNIGGKKFSTTVDTLTQREPDSMLAAMFSGRHTLSQDSEKGPVFVDRDGKHFRHILNWLRDGVIPVLKDSEYLELLREAEYYQLLDLSYVDFSFACLKNVFFSRANLQCAKFKDVDAGGSIFHNANLRECEFTGANLQGALLAGANLQSANLQDACLIECSFCGADLRTAHLQTADLTNANLEGANLEGANLKGAVLSGANLQGANLQRAYLRHVDLRDTHLVGAKLDGANLLGAIR, via the exons ATGAGTTCTCCTCATCCTTCTCTGGTTCGTTTAAACATCG GTGGGAAGAAATTTAGCACAACTGTTGACACCTTAACTCAAAGAGAGCCGGATTCAATGCTTGCAGCAATGTTTAGTGGTCGCCACACATTGTCTCAGGACTCTGAAAAG GGGCCTGTGTTTGTTGATAGAGATGGTAAACATTTTCGGCATATTTTAAACTGGTTGAGGGATGGTGTTATTCCAGTACTTAAAGACTCAGAGTATTTGGAACTTTTACGAGAGGCAGAATATTATCAGCTACTT GATCTGTCATACGTGGACTTCAGCTTTGCATGCCTTAAGAATGTGTTCTTCTCACGTGCAAACCTTCAATGCGCAAAATTCAAG GATGTGGATGCTGGTGGTTCCATATTCCACAATGCAAATCTACGTGA GTGTGAATTCACTGGTGCAAATCTACAGGGAGCATTATTAGCTGGAGCTAATCTGCAAAGTGCAAATTTGCAAG ATGCATGCTTGATAGAGTGTAGCTTTTGTGGAGCAGATCTCCGCACCGCCCATTTGCAG ACTGCTGATCTCACTAATGCTAATTTGGAAGGAGCTAATCTGGAAGGGGCTAATTTAAAG GGGGCGGTGTTAAGTGGTGCTAATCTGCAGGGTGCAAACCTTCAAAGAGCCTACCTAAGACATGTCGACTTACGTGATACG CACTTGGTCGGGGCAAAGCTGGATGGTGCAAATTTGCTtggagctatcagatga
- the LOC113323879 gene encoding FH protein interacting protein FIP2-like isoform X1, with product MSSPHPSLVRLNIGGKKFSTTVDTLTQREPDSMLAAMFSGRHTLSQDSEKGPVFVDRDGKHFRHILNWLRDGVIPVLKDSEYLELLREAEYYQLLGLVEGINKVSSWRRDEDEPKENLKAELTRTDIIKCIQSEKVRFRGLNLSGLDLSKLDLSYVDFSFACLKNVFFSRANLQCAKFKDVDAGGSIFHNANLRECEFTGANLQGALLAGANLQSANLQDACLIECSFCGADLRTAHLQTADLTNANLEGANLEGANLKGAVLSGANLQGANLQRAYLRHVDLRDTHLVGAKLDGANLLGAIR from the exons ATGAGTTCTCCTCATCCTTCTCTGGTTCGTTTAAACATCG GTGGGAAGAAATTTAGCACAACTGTTGACACCTTAACTCAAAGAGAGCCGGATTCAATGCTTGCAGCAATGTTTAGTGGTCGCCACACATTGTCTCAGGACTCTGAAAAG GGGCCTGTGTTTGTTGATAGAGATGGTAAACATTTTCGGCATATTTTAAACTGGTTGAGGGATGGTGTTATTCCAGTACTTAAAGACTCAGAGTATTTGGAACTTTTACGAGAGGCAGAATATTATCAGCTACTT GGTCTGGTTGAGGGGATCAATAAGGTATCGAGCTGGAGAAGGGATGAAGATGAACCAAAAGAGAATTTGAAAGCTGAATTGACTCGCACAGATATCATTAAATGCATTCAGTCAGAGAAAGTCAGATTTCGAGGATTGAATCTATCAGGGCTTGATCTATCTAAACTG GATCTGTCATACGTGGACTTCAGCTTTGCATGCCTTAAGAATGTGTTCTTCTCACGTGCAAACCTTCAATGCGCAAAATTCAAG GATGTGGATGCTGGTGGTTCCATATTCCACAATGCAAATCTACGTGA GTGTGAATTCACTGGTGCAAATCTACAGGGAGCATTATTAGCTGGAGCTAATCTGCAAAGTGCAAATTTGCAAG ATGCATGCTTGATAGAGTGTAGCTTTTGTGGAGCAGATCTCCGCACCGCCCATTTGCAG ACTGCTGATCTCACTAATGCTAATTTGGAAGGAGCTAATCTGGAAGGGGCTAATTTAAAG GGGGCGGTGTTAAGTGGTGCTAATCTGCAGGGTGCAAACCTTCAAAGAGCCTACCTAAGACATGTCGACTTACGTGATACG CACTTGGTCGGGGCAAAGCTGGATGGTGCAAATTTGCTtggagctatcagatga